The proteins below are encoded in one region of Xylanibacillus composti:
- a CDS encoding DoxX family membrane protein — protein MSKMNHVIIPENPVSRFLFSSTQAAWIWLLVRLYVGYAWLNAGWHKVTSPAWTGDNAGAAIQGFVGGALAKAESGGDVTGWYASFLENAVLPNAKLFSYMVAFGELLVGLGLILGLLTGIAAFFGGVMNVSFLFAGTLSTNPILFVLATWLVLAWKNAGWIGLDRWALPLLGTPWGRDVQQSKYLAADE, from the coding sequence ATGAGCAAAATGAATCATGTCATCATTCCCGAAAATCCCGTTTCCCGATTTTTATTCTCCAGTACACAGGCTGCCTGGATTTGGCTGCTGGTACGGCTCTATGTAGGCTACGCCTGGCTTAACGCAGGCTGGCATAAAGTGACAAGCCCCGCTTGGACCGGAGACAATGCGGGCGCTGCTATTCAGGGCTTCGTCGGCGGGGCTCTGGCGAAAGCCGAAAGCGGAGGAGATGTCACTGGCTGGTATGCCAGCTTCCTGGAGAACGCTGTGCTCCCGAATGCCAAGCTGTTCAGCTACATGGTGGCCTTCGGAGAACTGCTCGTCGGATTGGGGCTGATCTTGGGGCTGTTGACAGGAATCGCCGCCTTTTTCGGGGGCGTGATGAACGTCAGCTTCCTGTTCGCAGGAACACTGAGCACGAACCCCATCCTGTTCGTGCTGGCCACTTGGCTCGTGCTGGCTTGGAAGAACGCAGGCTGGATCGGATTGGACCGCTGGGCGCTGCCGCTGTTAGGCACACCTTGGGGACGGGATGTCCAGCAGTCCAAATATCTTGCTGCAGACGAATAA
- a CDS encoding RBBP9/YdeN family alpha/beta hydrolase, with translation MMKTVVFVHSAGAQGTGEGSSGLMAHISRNLGADFQVRCPAMPDPTSPSCSAWQARLAQELERIGEGTEVLLVGHSLGGSVILKHIAEGECRSRIAGVFLIAAPYWGADEEWQSEDYQLAEDFTDCLPPIPHIYLYHSREDSIVSFAHMQAYHRKLPHAQLRPLPGEEHYFSSGLAQLVDDMKRMR, from the coding sequence ATGATGAAGACAGTTGTATTCGTGCATAGTGCAGGTGCTCAAGGGACTGGCGAGGGAAGCAGCGGACTGATGGCGCATATAAGCAGGAATCTTGGAGCGGATTTCCAGGTTCGCTGTCCGGCAATGCCCGACCCGACATCGCCATCGTGCAGCGCTTGGCAAGCGCGTTTGGCGCAGGAGCTCGAACGGATAGGCGAGGGAACGGAGGTCCTGCTCGTTGGTCACTCATTGGGCGGATCGGTCATTTTGAAGCATATAGCGGAGGGCGAGTGCCGCAGCCGGATTGCGGGAGTGTTTCTGATCGCTGCGCCCTATTGGGGGGCAGATGAGGAGTGGCAGAGCGAGGACTACCAGTTGGCAGAGGATTTCACAGATTGTCTTCCGCCAATTCCGCACATTTATTTGTATCACAGCCGTGAGGACAGCATTGTCTCGTTTGCCCATATGCAGGCTTATCACAGGAAGCTGCCGCATGCACAGCTTCGGCCATTGCCCGGAGAGGAGCATTACTTTTCCTCAGGGCTTGCTCAGCTGGTGGATGATATGAAGAGGATGCGCTAA
- a CDS encoding response regulator, protein MLRAIIVDDEKRSIKRLVHLLSDCNWLDVCRTFEHPQEAYAYVQENPVDVAFLDISMPDVNGMKLSSLLTACNDETNIVFVTGHDEYAVQAFNLNALDYLMKPVDEARMSQTLSKIKRIRRISDQAPDISVMLFNGFKVYSGGTLRTPLKLRSPKTEELFAFLICRGTVSREEVIDALWPKLEYDKALRNLNTNLYYIRKSLGESQSQSCLRVSRNEISIEKNGLSCDAYTFDSIVRRVRLAGLADLSLVDQAEALYTGPLLKGRDYSWLGETGHNYEQEFIGLLDAAARHCLSEGKAETALRYFDAIVALDALREDVYYEMIKLFVKLGRRIDADRYFQQLSSMLRRELGASPDSAIIKLVQEMR, encoded by the coding sequence TTGCTAAGAGCGATTATTGTGGATGATGAGAAAAGGTCCATCAAGCGGTTAGTCCACTTATTGTCTGATTGCAATTGGCTGGATGTGTGTCGGACCTTTGAGCATCCTCAGGAGGCTTACGCATACGTGCAGGAAAATCCGGTTGACGTTGCGTTTCTTGATATTTCCATGCCGGATGTGAACGGCATGAAGCTCTCCTCTTTGCTGACCGCGTGCAATGATGAGACGAACATCGTATTCGTGACAGGTCATGACGAATATGCAGTTCAGGCGTTCAACTTGAACGCGTTGGATTATTTAATGAAGCCCGTGGACGAAGCGCGGATGAGTCAAACGCTGAGCAAAATCAAGAGGATTCGACGGATATCCGATCAAGCTCCTGACATTTCGGTAATGTTGTTTAATGGATTTAAAGTGTATTCGGGCGGTACGCTGCGAACTCCGCTGAAACTAAGAAGTCCCAAAACGGAAGAATTATTTGCTTTCTTGATTTGCAGGGGTACAGTCAGCCGCGAAGAAGTCATCGACGCCCTGTGGCCGAAGCTGGAGTATGACAAGGCGCTGCGCAACTTGAATACCAATCTTTATTACATCCGCAAATCGTTGGGCGAAAGCCAGTCTCAATCGTGTCTGCGCGTCAGCAGGAATGAAATCAGTATTGAAAAAAACGGCCTGTCTTGCGATGCTTATACATTCGACAGCATCGTCAGGCGCGTTCGATTGGCAGGTCTTGCAGACCTCTCGCTTGTTGATCAGGCGGAAGCTCTGTATACGGGTCCGCTTCTCAAAGGCAGAGATTACAGTTGGCTGGGCGAGACCGGGCACAATTATGAGCAGGAGTTTATTGGCTTATTGGATGCGGCCGCGCGGCACTGTCTCTCGGAAGGCAAGGCCGAAACGGCGCTGCGCTACTTCGATGCCATTGTCGCATTGGATGCGCTCAGGGAAGATGTCTACTATGAGATGATCAAATTGTTCGTGAAGCTGGGCAGAAGAATCGATGCAGATCGGTATTTCCAACAATTGTCGTCGATGCTGCGAAGGGAGCTTGGCGCTTCGCCCGATTCTGCCATCATCAAGCTGGTCCAGGAGATGAGATAG
- a CDS encoding VOC family protein yields MGVLRPFLQSEDARTQAEFYIEALGGELVSVITFGQATGTDFSHKDKVMHLCVHVAGGNAIFMADSLVPYTPDSGIALNLTFKSVEEARDAFTKLAVGGHISESLELQPFGMYYGELIDRYGVSWMIAAEA; encoded by the coding sequence ATGGGAGTATTGCGACCCTTCCTGCAATCGGAAGACGCCAGGACGCAAGCCGAATTTTATATAGAAGCGCTCGGCGGAGAACTGGTCTCTGTCATCACCTTCGGGCAAGCGACGGGGACAGATTTTTCGCATAAGGATAAAGTGATGCACCTTTGCGTGCATGTCGCCGGAGGCAACGCTATTTTCATGGCGGATTCGCTAGTGCCGTATACCCCAGACTCGGGTATTGCCCTTAACCTTACCTTCAAATCGGTAGAGGAAGCACGCGACGCCTTCACCAAGCTGGCTGTTGGCGGGCATATATCGGAATCGCTGGAATTGCAGCCATTCGGGATGTACTATGGCGAGCTCATTGATCGTTACGGAGTATCGTGGATGATCGCGGCAGAAGCATAA